One window of the Trichocoleus sp. genome contains the following:
- a CDS encoding glycerol acyltransferase — protein MSGWSLDRRNPEVIRWFMPFWEGLYRYYFRVQTSGWEHVSAQERQLFVGSHNGGLAAPDMFMMIYDWFRRFGVDRPIYGLMHPYVWKVAPPIADLAVQVGAVVAHPKMAIAALRQNASVLVYPGGAKDVFRPHALRHKIYLNGNRAFIKLALREHVPIVPLISYGAHDTLWVLDDYYPLAQQIHQLGVPWLFDLDPIVFPIYLGLPWGLAIGPLPNIPPPIPIHTRVCPPITFERYGRSAAQDRTYVDACYHHVLAEMQQAMNDLVQSVEGDSRLR, from the coding sequence TTGTCGGGCTGGTCGCTCGATCGCCGTAATCCTGAAGTAATTCGCTGGTTTATGCCCTTCTGGGAAGGGCTGTATCGCTACTATTTTCGAGTCCAAACGAGCGGATGGGAACATGTCTCAGCCCAGGAGCGGCAGTTGTTTGTTGGCTCTCATAATGGTGGCTTGGCTGCGCCAGATATGTTCATGATGATATATGACTGGTTTCGGCGATTTGGGGTCGATCGTCCAATTTATGGGCTAATGCATCCTTACGTCTGGAAAGTTGCTCCCCCAATTGCTGATCTCGCTGTTCAAGTTGGGGCAGTAGTGGCTCATCCTAAAATGGCGATAGCAGCTTTACGTCAAAATGCCAGTGTTCTGGTTTACCCCGGTGGTGCAAAAGATGTATTTCGCCCCCATGCCCTGCGCCACAAGATTTACCTGAATGGAAATCGGGCATTCATCAAGCTGGCACTCCGTGAGCATGTGCCGATCGTGCCGTTAATCTCATATGGTGCTCACGACACGTTATGGGTTTTGGATGATTACTATCCCCTGGCACAGCAAATTCATCAGCTTGGAGTTCCCTGGCTGTTTGATCTTGATCCCATCGTCTTTCCGATTTACCTTGGTCTGCCCTGGGGTTTAGCGATTGGTCCACTGCCCAATATCCCGCCCCCCATTCCCATTCATACTCGCGTTTGCCCACCGATTACGTTTGAGCGATATGGTCGATCGGCTGCCCAAGATCGCACTTATGTGGATGCCTGCTATCACCATGTTTTGGCGGAAATGCAGCAAGCCATGAATGATCTGGTTCAAAGCGTAGAGGGAGATTCCAGGCTTCGATGA